A window of the Bacteroides thetaiotaomicron VPI-5482 genome harbors these coding sequences:
- a CDS encoding acyl-CoA dehydratase activase yields MIKIGIDVGSTTAKLVAVDENDNLLFSKYERHNAKAKETILSFLKELLSEIGDKDISVRITGSIGMGISEKCSLPFVQEVVAAAKAIQKDYSHVTSMIDIGGEDAKVVFFNDAEATDLRMNGNCAGGTGAFIDQMAIILGVNIDELNQLAMNATQVYPIASRCGVFCKTDIQNLIAKNVSRENIAASIFRAVAVQTVVTLAHGCDITTPVLFCGGPLTFIPALRKAFIDYLSLDEKEIILPANGTLLPALGAALFHLDKEDYCKLSHLIDKIDTTLNGNGNLASTGLEPVFASNEEYEAWKERISRHKMISSGLKAGTQDVFIGIDSGSTTTKIVVLDEDSRLLYSYYNINGGNPIKAVEEGLNQLNDECLKQNAVLNIKGSCSTGYGEDLIRSAFQLHSGIIETIAHYMAAHYLNKDVSFILDIGGQDMKVIFVNNGVIDRMEINEACSSGCGSFLETFAKSLGYSAQEFSLAACHSEAPCDLGTRCTVFMNSKVKQVLREGATINDIAAGLAYSVVKNCLYKVLKLKDISVLGKDIVVQGGTMRNDAVVRAIELLSGAEVARCDTPELMGAFGCALYAMKHQGESVSLDEIINKAQYSARSLYCKSCDNRCLVIRYEFESGKSYYSGNRCEKVFTNGESSNRKGLNVYRQKEELLFHRSAEIAAPEQIIGIPRCLNMYEEYPFWHTLFTSCGIQVCLSDPSNFRKYEHNARMVMSDNICFPAKLVHSHVQDLIEKKVDRIFMPFVIFERKGMEQNSYNCPIVTGYSEVIKSVQSEGIPVDSPAITFKDRNLLFKQCREYLSGLSVDDRTIQQAFQKAESEQHSFINTLVDYNKNILQQTGKGETLTVMLAGRPYHTDSLIQHKVSDMLADMGVNVIADDLVRQMDIPTDDAHFVAQWAYTNRILKAAKWCATQGKNIQFVEMTSFGCGPDAFLVDEVRDLLMRHNKSLTLLKLDDINNIGSMKLRVRSMIESLKLANADGTEDGVKDFTTVPVYDKSYRDRKILVPYFTPFISPLIPAIMKVAGYDAENLPLSDNDSSEWGLKYANNEVCYPATLIVGDIIKALKSGKYDISKIAVAITQTGGQCRASNYISLIKKALVDAGYTDIPVISISVGSDIDNDQPAFKVNWMKVVPITFHAVLYSDCIAKFYYASVVREKEAGASAKLRDKYLQLAPEVILRRDIKGLNSLLQSAITEFNEVCRAVDTPKVGIVGEIFLKFNPFAQKEIIDWLIGRKIEVVPPILADFFMQGFVNRKVNTDSYIKNRQLPEFIYDWIYKFVKKQIDKINETASKFRYFAPFNDIFEEAEGAKSVISLNAQFGEGWLLPAEIVSYARQGVNNVVSLQPFGCIANHIVSRGVEKRIKSFYPDINLLSLDFDSGVSDVNITNRMLLFIDNLKNATMNYDNN; encoded by the coding sequence ATGATTAAAATAGGAATTGATGTAGGTTCAACGACGGCGAAGTTAGTTGCCGTCGATGAAAATGATAATCTATTATTTTCAAAGTACGAGAGACACAATGCGAAAGCAAAAGAGACAATTCTATCATTCTTGAAAGAGCTGTTATCTGAAATCGGAGATAAAGATATTTCCGTGAGGATAACAGGCTCTATCGGAATGGGAATTTCAGAGAAATGTTCGTTGCCGTTTGTACAGGAGGTTGTTGCGGCAGCGAAAGCGATACAAAAGGATTATTCTCATGTGACTTCCATGATAGACATCGGAGGAGAAGATGCGAAAGTCGTCTTCTTTAATGATGCCGAAGCGACCGATTTGCGTATGAACGGCAATTGCGCAGGAGGGACGGGTGCTTTTATTGACCAGATGGCGATTATACTGGGAGTGAATATTGATGAATTGAATCAACTAGCCATGAATGCGACACAGGTATATCCTATTGCCTCCCGTTGTGGCGTTTTCTGTAAAACGGATATTCAGAATCTGATAGCTAAAAATGTAAGTCGTGAGAATATTGCGGCTTCCATCTTTCGTGCGGTAGCAGTTCAAACGGTAGTGACGCTGGCGCACGGTTGCGATATTACAACTCCCGTATTGTTTTGTGGTGGTCCGTTAACCTTCATTCCGGCACTGCGGAAAGCCTTCATTGATTATTTGTCCCTCGATGAAAAAGAGATCATACTGCCGGCCAACGGCACTTTGCTCCCTGCACTAGGTGCTGCTCTATTTCATCTTGATAAAGAGGATTACTGTAAACTGTCCCATTTGATCGATAAGATTGACACTACTTTAAACGGTAACGGTAACCTTGCCTCAACAGGATTGGAACCTGTTTTTGCAAGTAATGAAGAATATGAAGCATGGAAAGAAAGAATATCCCGTCATAAGATGATATCTTCCGGCTTGAAAGCCGGAACACAGGATGTCTTTATCGGCATCGATTCAGGTTCTACTACGACAAAGATTGTTGTACTGGATGAAGATTCAAGGCTTCTGTATTCTTATTATAATATTAATGGCGGCAATCCGATAAAAGCTGTGGAAGAGGGGCTGAATCAGTTGAACGATGAATGTTTGAAGCAGAATGCCGTACTCAATATAAAAGGAAGCTGTTCTACCGGATATGGGGAAGACCTTATCAGGTCTGCCTTTCAGCTTCATTCGGGGATTATCGAAACGATCGCCCATTATATGGCAGCGCATTATCTGAACAAGGATGTGTCTTTTATCCTCGATATCGGCGGACAGGATATGAAGGTTATTTTTGTGAATAATGGCGTGATTGACCGGATGGAGATTAATGAAGCATGCTCTTCCGGATGTGGTTCTTTTCTTGAAACGTTTGCTAAATCTCTGGGGTATTCGGCACAAGAGTTTTCTCTGGCAGCCTGCCATTCGGAAGCACCGTGTGATTTGGGAACAAGGTGCACCGTTTTTATGAACTCAAAAGTGAAACAGGTACTCAGGGAGGGGGCAACGATCAATGATATTGCCGCCGGACTGGCATATTCCGTTGTCAAGAATTGCCTGTATAAGGTGTTGAAACTGAAAGATATATCTGTTTTGGGAAAAGATATTGTTGTGCAGGGAGGCACCATGCGCAATGATGCGGTGGTCCGTGCCATTGAACTTCTCTCGGGAGCGGAAGTGGCAAGGTGTGATACACCCGAATTGATGGGAGCATTCGGATGTGCATTATATGCGATGAAACATCAGGGGGAGTCCGTATCATTGGATGAGATTATCAATAAAGCTCAATATTCGGCACGTTCTTTATATTGCAAGAGTTGCGATAATCGTTGTCTGGTCATTCGTTACGAGTTCGAAAGCGGCAAAAGTTATTATTCGGGAAACAGGTGCGAGAAAGTTTTCACGAATGGAGAGAGCAGTAACCGGAAAGGTCTGAATGTCTATCGGCAAAAAGAAGAGCTTTTGTTTCATCGCAGCGCAGAGATTGCAGCACCCGAGCAGATTATCGGAATCCCCCGATGTCTGAATATGTACGAGGAATATCCATTCTGGCACACTCTTTTCACTTCCTGTGGCATACAAGTCTGTTTGTCTGATCCGTCCAATTTCAGAAAGTATGAGCACAATGCGCGTATGGTGATGTCGGACAATATCTGCTTTCCGGCTAAGCTGGTACATAGTCATGTTCAGGACTTGATAGAAAAGAAGGTCGACCGGATTTTTATGCCTTTTGTTATTTTCGAAAGAAAAGGGATGGAACAAAACAGTTATAATTGTCCGATTGTGACAGGTTATTCGGAGGTTATCAAAAGTGTGCAGTCCGAAGGTATACCGGTTGATTCCCCTGCAATAACTTTCAAAGACCGGAATCTGTTGTTTAAACAATGCCGTGAATATCTGAGCGGTTTGAGCGTGGACGATCGGACGATTCAGCAAGCATTCCAAAAAGCGGAAAGCGAACAGCACTCTTTTATTAATACATTGGTCGATTATAACAAAAACATATTGCAGCAGACTGGAAAGGGAGAGACTTTGACTGTCATGCTTGCCGGACGTCCTTATCATACCGATTCTCTGATACAGCACAAAGTCTCGGATATGCTTGCGGATATGGGAGTGAATGTGATAGCGGATGATTTGGTGCGTCAGATGGATATACCGACGGATGATGCGCATTTTGTTGCTCAATGGGCGTATACGAACCGTATCCTGAAGGCTGCGAAATGGTGTGCGACACAAGGAAAGAATATTCAGTTTGTAGAGATGACTTCGTTCGGATGTGGACCGGATGCTTTTCTGGTGGATGAAGTAAGGGATTTGCTGATGCGTCATAACAAATCGCTGACCTTATTGAAACTGGATGATATCAATAATATCGGTTCAATGAAGTTGAGAGTACGTTCCATGATTGAAAGCCTCAAACTTGCGAATGCGGATGGAACGGAAGACGGTGTAAAGGACTTTACGACCGTTCCTGTTTATGACAAGTCTTACCGTGACCGTAAGATACTCGTTCCTTACTTTACTCCGTTTATTTCACCTTTGATTCCTGCTATTATGAAAGTAGCCGGTTATGATGCGGAAAACCTTCCTCTCAGTGATAATGATTCAAGTGAATGGGGGTTGAAGTATGCGAATAATGAGGTCTGTTATCCGGCTACTCTGATAGTCGGCGATATTATAAAAGCACTTAAAAGCGGGAAATATGATATTTCAAAAATAGCCGTAGCCATCACCCAAACGGGAGGACAATGCCGTGCCAGCAACTATATTTCCTTGATAAAAAAGGCGTTGGTGGATGCCGGATATACGGATATTCCGGTAATCTCTATCTCTGTGGGCAGTGACATAGATAATGACCAGCCCGCGTTCAAGGTCAACTGGATGAAAGTAGTACCGATAACTTTTCATGCCGTTTTGTATAGTGATTGCATTGCTAAGTTTTATTATGCGTCTGTGGTACGTGAGAAAGAAGCAGGTGCATCGGCAAAGCTGCGTGATAAATACCTGCAACTGGCACCTGAAGTGATACTGAGAAGAGACATAAAGGGGTTGAACTCTTTGTTGCAATCGGCAATCACTGAATTTAATGAGGTATGTAGGGCTGTAGATACTCCTAAAGTCGGAATTGTAGGAGAAATCTTCTTGAAATTCAATCCTTTCGCACAAAAAGAGATCATTGATTGGCTGATAGGCCGCAAGATAGAAGTGGTTCCGCCGATTCTGGCTGACTTTTTCATGCAGGGGTTTGTGAACAGGAAAGTCAATACGGATTCTTACATAAAAAACAGACAGTTGCCTGAGTTTATTTACGACTGGATCTACAAGTTTGTAAAGAAACAGATTGATAAAATAAATGAGACAGCAAGTAAGTTCCGTTACTTTGCCCCCTTCAATGATATCTTTGAAGAAGCGGAAGGAGCTAAAAGCGTTATTTCGCTGAATGCCCAATTCGGTGAAGGCTGGTTGTTGCCGGCTGAAATCGTGTCTTACGCCCGGCAAGGGGTGAACAATGTAGTGAGTTTGCAACCTTTTGGCTGCATAGCGAATCATATCGTATCCAGAGGAGTCGAAAAACGTATAAAAAGTTTCTATCCGGATATAAATTTGCTATCTTTAGACTTTGATAGTGGTGTGAGCGACGTAAACATAACAAACCGTATGCTTTTGTTTATTGATAATCTGAAAAATGCGACAATGAATTATGACAACAACTAA
- a CDS encoding S41 family peptidase gives MKKIIISLALVLTALSSYAITPLWMRDARISPDGKEIVFCYKGDIYKVPVQGGTATQLTTQASYEANPVWSPDGKQIAFASDRNGNFDLFIMSADGGTARRLTYHSASEIPSAFTPDGKFVLFSASIQDPAQSALFPTGAMTELYKVPVTGGRTEQVLATPAEWVCFDKSGKNFLYQDRKGFEDEWRKHHTSSITRDVWLYDASTGKHTNLTNREGEDRNPVYAPDGNSVYFLSERNGGSFNVYNFALNTPQEVKAITTFRTHPVRFLSISDKGTLCYTYDGELYTQEPNARPKKVNVDLVRDDEKEIATLRFSQGATSASVSPDGKQVAFIVRGDVFVTSTDYATTKQITNTPAKESGVSFAPDNRTLVYASERTGNWQLYTAKIARKEEANFPNATLIEEEVLLPSKTVERAYPQYSPDGKELAFIEDRSRLMVLNLKTKKVRQVTDGSTWYNTGGGFDYEWSPDGKWFTLEFIGNRHDPYSDIGIVSAQGGTITNLTNSGYISGSPRWVLDGNAILFQTERYGMRAHASWGSQQDVMLVFLNQDAYDRYRLSKEDFELLKEFEKEQKKAKEKDGDKKKDGSQSKKEKADKEKDKVDKEGDKEDTEKDKADKKDIVVELSGIEDRIVRLTPNSSDLGSAILSKDGENLYYFSAFEEGYDLWKMNLREKGTKRLHKLNSGWSSLMLDKKGDIFLLGSRNMQKMDAKSDALKSISYQAEMKMDLAAEREAMFDHVYKQHQKRFYNLNMHGVDWNAMTAAYRKFLPHIDNNYDFAELLSEWLGELNVSHTGGRYSPRGNGDVTSNLGLLFDWNYQGKGMQIAEIVEKGPFDHSRTKVKAGCIIEKINGEEITPDKDITDLLNNKAGKKTLVSLYNPQNKERWEEVVKPVTSGQLNGLLYKRWVKQRAEDVEKWSGGRLGYVHIQSMGDGSFRTVYSDILGKYNNCDGIVIDTRFNGGGRLHEDIEILFSGQKYFTQVVRGREACDMPSRRWNKPSIMLQCEANYSNAHGTPWVYKHQNIGKLVGMPVPGTMTSVSWETLQDPSLVFGIPIIGYRLPDGSYLENTQLEPDIKVANSPETIVKGEDTQLKMAVDELLKEIDSRKK, from the coding sequence ATGAAGAAAATAATCATCTCTTTAGCGCTGGTACTGACTGCATTATCCAGCTATGCTATTACCCCTTTGTGGATGCGTGATGCACGTATCTCACCGGACGGAAAGGAAATCGTCTTTTGTTATAAAGGCGACATTTACAAAGTCCCCGTTCAAGGGGGAACCGCTACCCAATTAACAACACAAGCTTCTTATGAGGCTAATCCCGTCTGGTCGCCAGATGGTAAACAAATCGCGTTTGCCAGCGACCGGAATGGGAACTTCGATCTCTTTATCATGTCTGCCGATGGAGGAACTGCACGTCGGTTGACTTATCATTCTGCCTCGGAGATTCCTTCGGCTTTCACTCCGGATGGTAAATTTGTACTTTTCTCCGCCTCCATTCAGGACCCTGCGCAAAGTGCCCTTTTTCCTACCGGAGCCATGACGGAATTATATAAAGTTCCGGTTACCGGAGGACGTACCGAACAAGTGTTGGCTACTCCTGCCGAATGGGTATGCTTTGATAAATCGGGAAAAAACTTCCTTTATCAGGACCGTAAAGGTTTTGAAGATGAATGGAGAAAACACCATACCTCATCTATAACAAGAGACGTTTGGCTATACGATGCTTCGACCGGAAAACATACCAATCTGACCAATCGGGAAGGAGAAGACCGTAATCCGGTATATGCACCGGATGGTAATTCGGTCTATTTTCTAAGTGAGCGCAATGGCGGTTCATTTAATGTATATAACTTTGCCCTGAACACTCCGCAGGAAGTGAAAGCCATCACCACTTTCCGCACGCATCCGGTACGTTTCTTGTCAATCAGCGATAAAGGAACTTTATGCTATACGTATGACGGAGAACTTTATACACAAGAGCCCAATGCCCGCCCGAAGAAAGTAAATGTTGATCTTGTGCGTGATGATGAAAAAGAGATTGCTACTCTCAGATTTTCTCAGGGTGCGACTTCTGCTTCTGTGTCTCCGGATGGCAAGCAGGTGGCTTTTATTGTGCGAGGTGATGTTTTTGTGACTTCAACCGATTATGCTACGACCAAGCAAATAACAAATACTCCGGCAAAGGAATCCGGTGTATCTTTTGCTCCCGACAACCGTACACTGGTTTATGCCAGCGAGCGGACCGGCAACTGGCAACTTTATACCGCTAAGATAGCTCGTAAAGAAGAGGCGAATTTCCCTAACGCCACTCTTATTGAAGAGGAAGTATTGCTCCCCTCTAAAACCGTAGAACGTGCTTACCCGCAATACTCTCCGGATGGTAAGGAATTGGCTTTTATCGAAGACCGTAGCCGGTTGATGGTACTCAACCTGAAAACTAAAAAAGTACGTCAGGTGACAGACGGTTCTACATGGTACAATACAGGAGGCGGATTCGACTACGAATGGTCGCCCGATGGCAAGTGGTTTACGCTTGAGTTTATCGGCAATCGTCATGATCCCTATTCGGATATCGGCATTGTCAGTGCGCAGGGAGGTACTATCACTAATCTGACTAACAGTGGTTATATTAGCGGCTCTCCACGTTGGGTACTGGATGGAAATGCCATTCTGTTCCAGACCGAACGTTATGGTATGCGTGCCCATGCTTCCTGGGGATCACAACAGGATGTGATGCTGGTATTCTTGAATCAGGATGCTTACGACCGTTACCGTTTGAGTAAAGAGGATTTCGAACTGCTCAAAGAATTTGAAAAGGAGCAGAAGAAAGCAAAGGAGAAAGACGGTGATAAGAAAAAGGACGGAAGTCAGTCTAAAAAGGAAAAGGCAGACAAAGAAAAAGATAAGGTAGACAAAGAAGGAGATAAGGAGGATACCGAAAAGGACAAGGCAGACAAGAAAGATATTGTTGTGGAACTCAGCGGTATTGAGGACCGTATTGTACGCCTGACTCCTAACTCTTCTGATTTAGGTAGTGCTATTCTTTCCAAAGATGGAGAAAATCTGTATTATTTCTCTGCTTTCGAAGAGGGATATGACCTTTGGAAAATGAATCTTCGTGAAAAAGGGACGAAGCGTCTCCATAAACTTAATTCCGGCTGGTCATCACTGATGCTGGATAAAAAAGGAGATATCTTCTTGCTGGGAAGCAGAAATATGCAGAAAATGGACGCGAAGTCGGATGCTCTGAAATCTATCAGTTATCAGGCTGAAATGAAAATGGATTTGGCAGCCGAACGTGAGGCAATGTTCGATCATGTATATAAACAACATCAAAAACGTTTCTACAATCTTAATATGCACGGAGTGGACTGGAATGCCATGACAGCTGCCTATCGTAAATTCCTGCCACATATTGATAATAACTATGACTTTGCAGAATTACTGAGCGAATGGTTAGGTGAACTGAATGTTTCGCATACCGGAGGGCGCTATTCTCCGAGGGGCAATGGGGATGTAACCTCTAATCTGGGCTTATTGTTTGACTGGAATTATCAGGGAAAGGGTATGCAGATTGCTGAAATCGTAGAGAAAGGGCCGTTCGATCATTCCCGTACCAAAGTAAAGGCAGGGTGTATTATAGAAAAGATCAACGGGGAGGAAATAACTCCGGATAAGGACATCACTGATCTCTTGAATAATAAGGCAGGAAAGAAAACACTGGTTTCGCTGTACAACCCGCAGAATAAGGAACGTTGGGAAGAAGTGGTAAAACCTGTCACAAGCGGACAGCTTAATGGCTTATTATATAAACGTTGGGTAAAGCAACGTGCTGAGGATGTGGAGAAATGGTCCGGCGGTCGTTTGGGATACGTTCATATTCAATCTATGGGAGATGGCAGTTTCCGTACTGTTTACTCGGATATTCTGGGAAAATACAATAACTGTGACGGAATTGTGATCGATACCCGTTTTAACGGAGGCGGTCGTCTGCATGAAGATATTGAAATTCTTTTCAGCGGTCAGAAATATTTCACTCAGGTGGTACGCGGACGTGAAGCCTGTGATATGCCAAGCCGTCGCTGGAACAAGCCTTCTATTATGTTGCAGTGTGAAGCCAATTATTCGAATGCGCATGGCACCCCGTGGGTGTACAAGCATCAGAACATTGGAAAACTGGTAGGTATGCCTGTTCCGGGAACTATGACAAGTGTATCTTGGGAAACTTTGCAGGACCCTTCATTGGTATTTGGGATTCCTATCATCGGTTATCGTCTACCGGATGGCAGTTATCTGGAAAATACTCAGTTGGAACCTGACATCAAGGTTGCCAACAGCCCGGAGACTATAGTGAAAGGAGAGGATACGCAACTTAAAATGGCTGTGGATGAATTGCTTAAAGAAATAGATAGTCGGAAGAAATAG